One Dysidea avara chromosome 7, odDysAvar1.4, whole genome shotgun sequence genomic region harbors:
- the LOC136259902 gene encoding lysine-specific demethylase 5A-like: MENELLICEGCDICYHTFCLDPPLRSIPAGDWKCPDCVSKECIKPQESFGFEQASREYTLNTFGEMANRFKQSYFHMPSQEVPTSLVEREFWRILSSTEEDVTVEYGADLHSSENGSGFPTPSTAVSTEEQKYATCGWNLTNLANLPGSALSYVKANISGMKVPWLYVGMCFSSFCWHTEDHWIYSINYLHWGEPKTWYGVPPSYAEDLERVMMESAPELFENQPDLIHHLVTIISPNILMENNIPVVRTNQCAGEFVVTFPRAYHAGFNQGFNFAEAVNFALPDWIGLDKKSIEHYRKVKRTVVFSHEELLTGIAEVPNKLEVNILIASYQEMKLSVANEEEKRQAVCSKFSPICSKEAINNLSDDERQCAICCTTVFWSACECPCLRGKLICLMCMLEHTDCDLGGRIFKYAYSMDELKCQLEQMGEYSEDYVVWKKRVDNILNSNSSKPDYLVIRQLVKQGARWVQSQCEPLCQLQEMVQDAEMCSTVASQIVNIKCRTRNSGSDPTLTLEELKGFIEEVENLPCTIPEYHDLKRRLQQVEEFQCLIQSELKQCKSAMNDMEMRSSLQAVRLLAKCSELNVQLPELDSLKKLVSQLQWLQKAEQVIKPDEKSTMTNTLRHLSDILKEGTELADNKLMTETCNSLKHLIKIGKKWEQKAQEALETDPPFPASYLTTIVKGVSSFGLFLPAVEVLQKVVDDANAWTSKANELERVEKPHFSAIERILSKKESLRVQLSLPSKTQWKHGLATGWLENATKLFVKESSALTLLEVLLPRERSITNKLFTKKRRSTSSDTQPKKPLSDLYGNKELETQRITWMETEEWNYITDLRTKNERKQNTQDDSKILYCHCRQPSSGYMVQCDLCLDWYHISCLARESGKPDTNDKYLCSSCQRSNRPTLTAITTLLASLHLLPINLTEGTALECLLNRASKWQKKAKEVLSKVKESAKRQQVAKKQQEMQAALGKLQNLPELAPLFKIPPKQGATTPVSSPNSLSQNSLSLLNCSQMATPPPRPPVSSPCTVGNTGVTVATVFPNKIPTNTSPSVSPPSVQALVTALLAVNKNGNNNNGTVIKPMLLPAELKKELEEVLLRCDLLEVTLEESQQLWQVLHEDELLRNKDKSPEDVVSNKKRKQPDIPASSESCKKPKNSSECEECSAIACLRPTDSTVNWVQCEECQRWFHIRCINLSYQEVKVMDVYKCLRCQANTSNKMAIQSQVLQVGNIAYEKPVTVKPSVITGGFRPLLSIPNSIE; the protein is encoded by the exons ATGGAAAATGAGTTATTAATATGTGAAGGTTGTGATATCTGTTATCACACTTTCTGTTTGGACCCACCTCTTCGTTCCATCCCTGCTGGAGATTGGAAATGTCCTGATTGTGTTTCTAAG GAGTGCATCAAACCTCAGGAATCGTTTGGATTTGAACAGGCCAGCAGAGAGTACACACTGAACACGTTTGGCGAGATGGCTAACAGGTTTAAGCAGAGTTACTTCCACATGCCTTCCCAG GAGGTCCCTACCAGTTTAGTGGAGCGAGAGTTTTGGCGTATTTTGAGCTCAACAGAAGAAGATGTGACTGTGGAGTATGGAGCTGACCTACACTCCAGTGAAAATGGAAGTGGATTTCCTACTCCATCCACTGCGGTTAGCACAGAAGAACAG AAATACGCTACGTGTGGTTGGAATCTGACTAACCTTGCTAATTTACCAGGATCAGCTCTGAGCTATGTCAAAGCCAATATATCTGGGATGAAG GTACCTTGGCTATATGTGGGCATGTGCTTCTCCAGCTTTTGTTGGCATACTGAAGATCACTGGATTTATTCCATCAACTATTTACATTG GGGTGAGCCTAAAACATGGTATGGAGTTCCGCCATCTTATGCTGAAGACTTGGAACGTGTTATGATGGAGTCTGCACCTGAACTGTTTGAAAATCAACCAGACCTGATTCACCACCTTGTCACCATAATATCTCCCAACATTTTAATGGAAAATAACATACCA GTTGTTCGTACTAATCAATGTGCTGGGGAGTTTGTGGTCACCTTTCCAAGAGCCTATCATGCTGGCTTCAACCAAGGATTCAATTTTGCTGAAGCAGTCAACTTTGCCTTGCCAGACTGG ATTGGTTTGGATAAAAAGAGTATTGAACACTATCGTAAAGTAAAGAGGACTGTTGTGTTTTCACACGAAGAGTTGCTAACTGGAATAGCAGAGGTCCCTAATAAACTGGAAGTGAACATTCTTATTGCATCGTACCAGGAAATGAAACTGTCAGTAGCTAACGAGGAAGAAAAGAGGCAAGCAGTGTGCTCTAAG TTTAGCCCTATTTGTAGCAAGgaagctataaacaatttatcAGATGATGAACGACAGTGTGCAATCTGTTGCACAACAGTGTTCTGGTCTGCCTGTGAATGCCCTTGCTTACGAGGTAAACTGATATGTCTGATGTGCATGCTTGAACACACTGACTGTGATCTTGGTGGACGAATATTTAA GTATGCATACTCTATGGATGAACTAAAGTGTCAGTTGGAACAAATGGGAGAATACTCTGAAGACTACGTGGTCTGGAAGAAGAGAGTGGACAACATTCTCAACTCAAACTCATCCAAACCAG ATTATTTGGTGATACGTCAATTAGTGAAGCAGGGTGCTCGCTGGGTCCAGTCGCAGTGTGAACCTCTGTGCCAACTACAGGAAATGGTTCAGGATGCTGAAATGTGTTCCACAGTAGCGTCACAAATTGTCAACATCAAGTGTAGGACAAG GAATTCTGGTAGTGATCCAACATTGACTTTAGAAGAATTGAAAGGATTTATTGAAGAAGTTGAAAATCTGCCATGTACAATTCCAGAATATCATGACCTAAAG AGACGACTGCAGCAAGTTGAGGAGTTTCAATGTCTAATACAGTCAGAACTTAAACAGTGCAAATCTGCAATGAATGATATGGAGATGAGGTCAAGTCTTCAAGCAGTGAGACTGTTGGCCAAGTGTAGTGAACTGAATGTACAATTGCCTGAACTGGATTCTCTCAAGAAG CTGGTTAGTCAACTGCAGTGGTTGCAGAAAGCTGAACAGGTCATAAAACCTGATGAGAAAAGCACAATGACTAACACACTGAGACATCTTTCCGACATTTTAAAAGAAGGAACGGAACTTGCAGATAACAAAT TGATGACAGAGACTTGCAACTCACTGAAACATCTGATAAAAATAGGCAAAAAGTGGGAGCAGAAGGCTCAAGAAGCTTTGGAAACTGA TCCTCCATTCCCAGCTTCCTACTTGACCACCATTGTAAAGGGAGTGTCAAGCTTTGGCTTGTTCCTTCCTGCAGTAGAGGTACTACAGAAGGTTGTGGATGATGCTAATGCATGGACTAGCAAGGCAAATGAACTGGAG AGGGTAGAAAAGCCACACTTCAGTGCTATTGAGAGGATACTGTCTAAGAAAGAGTCATTAAGGGTGCAGCTTAGTCTGCCATCAAAAACTCAGTGGAAGCATGGATTGGCTACTGGCTGGTTAGAGAATGCAACAAAGTTGTTTGTCAAAGAGTCTTCTGCGCTTACTTTGCTAGAG GTTTTGCTTCCCAGAGAGAGATCAATTACTAATAAACTATTTACAAAGAAGAGACGAAGTACTTCATCAGATACCCAACCTAAGAAACCACTGAGTGATCTCTATGGTAATAAAGAACTAGAGACCCAAAGAATCACCTGGATGGAAACAGAGGAATGGAATTACATCACTGATCTTAGAACAAAGAATGAGAGAAAGCAAAACACACAAGATGATAGCAAAATTTTGTACTGTCACTGTCGCCAGCCTTCATCTGGGTACATGGTACAATGTGACCTCTGCCTGGACTGGTACCACATTTCATGTCTTGCCCGAGAATCTGGAAAGCCTGATACTAATGACAAGTACCTGTGTTCCTCTTGCCAGCGTTCAAATAGGCCGACCTTAACTGCTATTACCACTTTGCTTGCATCTCTGCATTTACTTCCGATCAACTTAACTGAAGGAACTGCTCTGGAATGTTTACTAAATCGAGCAAGTAAATGGCAAAAGAAAGCTAAGGAGGTCCTTTCCAAGGTTAAAGAAAGTGCTAAGAGGCAACAGGTAGCTAAGAAGCAGCAAGAAATGCAAGCTGCACTTGGTAAACTGCAAAATTTGCCCGAATTGGCACCCCTGTTTAAGATTCCACCCAAGCAAGGAGCAACTACTCCAGTTTCAAGTCCTAATTCATTGTCACAGAATTCTCTTTCATTACTCAACTGCAGCCAAATGGCCACTCCGCCACCCAGACCTCCTGTGTCTAGTCCTTGTACTGTTGGCAATACTGGTGTAACAGTAGCTACAGTTTTTCCTAACAAAATACCAACCAACACCAGCCCCTCTGTGTCCCCACCATCTGTACAAGCACTTGTCACAGCTCTCCTTGCAGTGAACAAGAATGGCAACAACAACAACGGTACTGTCATCAAGCCAATGTTGCTTCCAGCAGAACTGAAAAAGGAGCTGGAAGAAGTTTTGTTGAGATGTGATCTCCTTGAAGTGACACTTGAGGAATCCCAGCAACTCTGGCAGGTGCTTCATGAGGATGAACTTCTCAGAAACAAAGACAAA TCACCTGAAGATGTGGTTAGCAACAAAAAGAGAAAGCAGCCAGACATTCCAGCATCCTCTGAAAGCTGCAAGAAACCCAAGAATTCATCTGAGTGtgaagagtgttcagctatTGCATGCCTGAGACCAACGGACTCGACGGTGAACTGGGTACAGTGTGAAGAATGCCAGAGATGGTTCCACATCCGCTGCATAAACTTATCATATCAAGAAGTGAAGGTAATGGATGTGTACAAGTGTCTGAGATGTCAGGCCAATACCAGCAACAAGATGGCCATTCAATCACAAGTTCTCCAAGTTGGTAACATTGCATATGAAAAACCTGTTACTGTAAAGCCGAGTGTCATAACAGGTGGATTTCGGCCACTGCTATCAATTCCCaactccattgaataa
- the LOC136259936 gene encoding transmembrane protein 161B-like: protein MGLFGYQLVVTMIVASAVHKLSKYYSLGRWLLVDKLKFYCPPNQRDLPQLQGSRSKINGTKEEVYVPKNCDLNLKTSQITLAELLSIHYYSDFRWLVDFTASSSVVYICTRVYFCFNPTAMWSEYDLSAIWISLVLLYNVGVLVSITTMYFTNDLSTERSLCMVFTAFFLVCAMAILIVDERNLEFGLDGSYNLLVKSFVNVTGVDQDYAVRVFPNWLLKSLLALLASMMGGLVTFPGFRCAQMHHGALAQLQKRPFYRIVHHINYILPMVVVFMWMTPLTRMPLTTGDIPIMTNQQFDQWKMFLLYGTCVSRISLIWPHLQAYLEFVKHKIQIMRRGKERVPLVQVQKKVVYVLKFLCAVGLQYTSPLILLLTLTMLYNIAQSRQGTPHTPGIGIFSGCLSFLCWWVNFTWIITTTCGSIEHTFSLGHILA, encoded by the coding sequence ATGGGGCTGTTTGGCTATCAGCTGGTCGTTACTATGATTGTAGCTAGTGCAGTGCATAAACTATCCAAATATTATTCACTTGGAAGATGGTTGCTTGTTGACAAACTGAAGTTTTATTGCCCGCCAAACCAACGCGATTTGCCGCAGCTGCAGGGTAGCCGCTCAAAGATAAATGGCACAAAAGAGGAAGTGTACGTGCCCAAAAATTGTGACTTGAATCTTAAAACTTCACAGATCACTTTAGCTGAACTACTAAGCATTCATTATTACTCAGATTTTCGCTGGTTAGTAGATTTCACTGCCAGCTCCTCAGTAGTGTACATTTGCACAAGAGTCTACTTCTGTTTCAACCCTACTGCCATGTGGAGCGAATATGACTTGAGTGCTATCTGGATATCATTAGTACTGTTGTACAACGTAGGTGTGCTTGTCTCCATTACAACAATGTACTTCACCAATGATTTGTCAACAGAGAGATCACTGTGTATGGTGTTCACAGCTTTCTTCCTAGTATGTGCAATGGCTATCTTAATAGTGGATGAAAGGAACCTGGAGTTTGGATTGGATGGTAGTTACAATTTGCTGGTGAAATCTTTTGTTAATGTAACTGGAGTTGACCAGGATTATGCTGTGAGGGTGTTTCCCAATTGGTTGTTGAAATCCTTGCTGGCACTTCTTGCTAGTATGATGGGTGGACTGGTGACATTTCCTGGTTTCCGATGTGCACAGATGCACCATGGAGCCCTGGCACAACTACAAAAAAGGCCATTTTATAGAATTGTACACCACATTAACTATATTCTACCAATGGTGGTAGTCTTCATGTGGATGACACCTCTCACTAGGATGCCTTTAACTACTGGAGATATTCCCATAATGACTAACCAACAGTTTGACCAGTGGAAAATGTTTCTACTGTATGGGACGTGTGTGTCACGAATCTCACTTATCTGGCCACACTTACAAGCCTACCTGGAGTTTGTGAAACATAAGATTCAAATAATGAGACGTGGAAAAGAGAGGGTGCCATTGGTACAAGTACAGAAGAAGGTTGTGTATGTACTTAAGTTCCTTTGTGCAGTTGGTCTCCAGTACACCAGCCCACTAATACTGCTCCTAACATTAACCATGTTGTACAATATTGCTCAGTCTCGTCAGGGAACTCCACATACACCAGGCATTGGCATATTCAGTGGATGTTTATCCTTTCTGTGTTGGTGGGTCAACTTTACATGGATCATAACAACTACATGTGGAAGCATTGAACACACTTTTTCCTTAGGACACATACTAGCATAG
- the LOC136259913 gene encoding nibrin-like isoform X1 produces the protein MTLKPVHNHDKEYELLCDEEIVVGRKDCSVVINGDPSISRVHAKLLVQTDGTVFITDLSKYGSSVNSKQLPKDQRHRLKEGDVIKFGNQPNKSEFRLHRKQLVVCFSNMSASQKTAAKTSASKLGAKVVDVWDNSCTHLIMNGIMVTVKVVNALSNLKPIVTPKWLEDCVTAIRGGNSIPDHADYLPEVTDPNCKDNKTCFLPDESRSFLLSGKVFYFLTEKQYQRLKECINNGGGICKLAVSLESLASLDELVNNNAIVMSVDGTLLSSLDNNRKQWVEEALSFVKSKGYRTIVDSEVGFALLSVSIEKHCNPLSHQQVVDPLPPPSMSQQPVTSGNSLGNVTVYASETQLTEPGGSSRTAATPKSTTKEPHNCSIKIESDGEDNDDNEISVSLSVPTDPPRVTPSISNLTQSASKYYEPPEAPISSGTSQTPVRGSDDEGKIPPAVPSPDGLSCSPSTFRSSLPTSTNASVLVPGTFAEKINKEQDAKAVSKLFTTRKRKLPADEDEAADSTDHDVVDLTQEEDIRPKTTATSTTNSVNIFSVLSKKRQKRGAELAKAEMEKAKAEKARLEMEKAKAEKAKTTTKPMPTSSSSAVIDITDNRQHTDFCDPKGNNETPVRPSILTSASGRLHHSASMSQGMSQSASQEVMDSDSQRPTLTRFRRFAERYSNVHKSNGYLSARVRSTTVTAPDESATDLDLPVPPPVVCEAVSLVVHRVAVAGLVNDLSSEDCGPVNFKKFKKAKYIGIGSLPTIIGGADLIRFTEEMSTLTQEWQYEREHEMDNDIGAGDDDPDLFRLPGDRPR, from the exons ATGACTCTAAAGCCTGTTCATAACCATG ATAAGGAGTACGAACTTCTCTGTGATGAAGAAATTGTTGTAGGAAGAAAAG ATTGTAGTGTAGTAATCAATGGCGACCCTTCCATCAGTCGTGTCCATGCCAAGTTACTAGTGCAGACAGACGGAACAGTGTTCATCACTGACTTATCCAAATATGGATCGTCAGTTAACAGCAAGCAATTGCCAAAGGATCAACGACATCGTTTGAAAGAAGGAGATGTTATCAAGTTTGGAAACCAGCCCAACAAAAGTGAATTTAG GCTGCATAGAAAACAGCTGGTGGTTTGTTTTTCTAATATGAGTGCTAGCCAAAAGACAGCTGCTAAAACCTCAGCCAGTAAACTAG GTGCTAAAGTTGTTGATGTATGGGACAACTCTTGTACACACTTGATCATGAATGGGATTATGGTAACAGTgaag GTAGTAAACGCATTGTCCAACTTGAAGCCCATTGTCACTCCTAAGTGGCTGGAAGACTGTGTGACTGCTATCAGAGGTGGCAACTCCATTCCTGACCATGCAGA TTACTTACCAGAAGTGACTGATCCTAATTGTAAAGATAATAAGACATGCTTCCTTCCAGATGAAAGCAGGTCCTTCTTGCTTTCTGGTAAAGTTTTCTACTTTCTCACAGAAAAACAG TATCAGCGACTGAAGGAATGTATTAACAATGGTGGTGGAATTTGCAAACTTGCTGTATCATTGGAGAGCTTGGCCAGCCTGGATGAACTAGTCAATAACAATGCCATTGTGATGTCGGTAGATGGTACCTTGTTGTCGTCACTTGATAATAACAGAAAGCAGTGGGTTGAGGAAGCGTTATCTTTTGTAAAGAG TAAGGGTTATCGGACTATTGTTGACTCTGAAGTGGGTTTTGCACTGTTATCTGTCTCAATTGAGAAACACTGTAATCCACTGTCTCACCAACAAG TTGTTGATCCTCTCCCTCCTCCTTCAATGTCACAACAACCTGTGACTAGTGGAAATAGTCTTGGTAATGTTACAGTATATGCTAGTGAGACTCAACTCACTGAACCTGGTGGTTCAAGCAGGACAGCGGCAACACCTAAGAGTACCACCAAGGAACCACATAAT TGTTCTATTAAGATAGAAAGTGATGGTGAAGACAATGATGATAATGAAATTTCTGTTAGTTTGAGTGTACCGACTGACCCACCTCGGGTCACACCTAGCATCAGTAACTTAACTCAGTCGGCAAGTAAATACTATGAGCCACCAGAAGCTCCCATTAGCTCTGGTACTAGCCAGACACCTGTTAGGGGGTCGGATGATGAAGGCAAGATACCACCTGCTGTGCCAAGTCCTGACGGTCTTTCTTGTTCGCCGAGTACCTTTCGGTCCTCACTTCCTACTTCAACTAATGCATCTGTCTTAGTTCCTGGCACATTTGCAGAGAAGATAAACAAGGAACAG GATGCTAAAGCTGTATCCAAGCTATTTACCACTAGAAAGAGGAA ACTACCTGCTGATGAAGATGAAGCAGCAGACTCTACCGATCATGATGTAGTTGACCTGACACAAGAGGAAGACATACGTCCCAAGACCACTGCCACCTCCACCACAAACAGTGTCAATATCTTCAGTGTGCTGTCAAAGAAACGGCAAAAACGGGGTGCTGAATTAGCCAAAGCTGAAATGGAGAAGGCCAAAGCTGAGAAAGCTAGACTTGAAATGGAGAAAGCTAAAGCTGAAAAGGCTAAGACTACCACCAAACCTATGCCTACCTCAAGCAGCTCAGCAGTGATTGATATTACAGACAATAGACAACATACTGATTTCTGTGATCCCAAGGGAAACAATGAGACACCGGTTAGACCATCAATACTGACCTCAGCCAGTGGCAGGCTGCACCACAGTGCTAGCATGTCACAGGGAATGTCACAAAGTGCATCACAGGAAGTAATGGACAGTGATTCACAGCGACCAACATTGACAAGATTCCGTCGTTTTGCTGAGCGCTACAGCAACGTTCATAAGAGCAATGGCTATCTGTCTGCTCGAGTAAGATCAACAACAGTGACAGCA CCAGATGAGTCAGCTACTGATTTGGACCTGCCTGTTCCTCCTCCGGTCGTGTGTGAAGCAGTGTCTTTGGTGGTGCATCGTGTGGCAGTAGCTGGACTGGTCAATGACCTGTCAAGTGAAGATTGCGGACCTGTaaactttaaaaagtttaaaaAG GCAAAGTACATTGGAATTGGATCACTGCCGACCATTATTGGTGGAGCTGACCTAATAAGATTCACCGAAGAAATGTCAACTCTAACTCAAGAGTGGCAGTATGAAAGAGAG CATGAGATGGACAATGATATCGGTGCTGGTGATGATGATCCTGATTTGTTCAG gttaCCTGGTGACAGGCCAAGATGA
- the LOC136260116 gene encoding lysine-specific demethylase 5D-like produces MDYQTFIPPKEAPILEPTAEEFEDPIAYIAKIRPIGEQTGILKIRPPKNWKPPFSIDQEKLRFTPRVQTLNELEAGTRVKLNFLDALAKFWELQGSSLKVPNVERTPLDLHHLFKIVVAEGGYDEVTAQKKWSEIGRKIQSSPASLKYHYEKVLYPYELFLAKHEKVKVTTERRRSSSSSSFQRESSSSASYSLRKTRRSRLQSPDMVDFVPSTNELKKLKFLCPGPKNSTFGSMRSHQTYHQSGTVSSSR; encoded by the exons ATGGACTACCAGACGTTCATACCACCTAAGGAAGCACCAATTCTTGAACCTACAGCTGAGGAATTTGAAGATCCGATAGCCTACATTGCCAAGATACGACCGATAGGGGAACAAACTGGTATTCTCAAGATTAGACCACCTAAG AATTGGAAACCACCCTTTTCTATTGACCAAGAGAAGTTGAGGTTTACTCCCAGAGTTCAGACTTTGAATGAATTGGAA GCTGGCACAAGAGTGAAGCTGAACTTTTTAGATGCCCTAGCAAAGTTTTGGGAGTTGCAG GGTTCAAGTTTGAAGGTACCAAATGTTGAGAGAACCCCGCTCGATTTGCACCACCTATTCAAG ATTGTGGTTGCTGAAGGTGGTTATGATGAGGTCACTGCCCAGAAGAAATGGTCAGAGATCGGGAGAAAG ATACAGAGTTCACCAGCTTCACTGAAATACCACTATGAGAAGGTTCTGTACCCATATGAGCTGTTTTTAGCTAAGCATGAAAAGGTCAAG GTAACTACAGAGAGGAGAAGAAGTAGCTCATCATCTTCATTCCAGCGAGAATCTTCTTCATCTGCGAGTTACTCTCTAAGAAAAACCAGGAGAAGTCGCTTACAG TCACCTGATATGGTTGATTTTGTTCCCTCCACCAATGAATTGAAGAAACTAAAGTTCTTGTGTCCTGGACCCAAGAACTCCACCTTTGGTTCAATGCGATCTCACCAGACATACCATCAAAGTGGAACGGTTTCAAGTTCCAGATAA
- the LOC136259958 gene encoding piercer of microtubule wall 2 protein-like yields the protein MASTEQSNTSEADKVYEVDTRCANPGNPVISCDKRTAEKAKGYTFDPKDRKEVLCCHQHPMYTTSSSTHGLLKSDLTSTPSTYHGKSQRFSEHLGNAGMYRNHSLNTAPDHSRV from the exons ATG GCTTCTACGGAACAAAGTAACACTAGTGAGGCTGATAAAGTTTATGAAGTAG ACACCCGCTGTGCTAATCCCGGAAACCCAGTGATCTCATGCGATAAAAGGACTGCAGAAAAGGCTAAGGGCTATACTTTTGATCCAAAAG ATAGAAAAGAAGTGCTTTGCTGTCATCAGCATCCAATGTACACCACATCATCAAGCACTCATGG GTTGTTAAAATCAGATCTCACATCAACACCTTCAACTTACCACGGAAAGAGTCAACGTTTTTCAGAA CACTTGGGGAATGCTGGAATGTACAGAAATCATTCGCTAAATACTGCACCAGATCACAGCAGAGTATGA
- the LOC136259913 gene encoding nibrin-like isoform X2: MTLKPVHNHDCSVVINGDPSISRVHAKLLVQTDGTVFITDLSKYGSSVNSKQLPKDQRHRLKEGDVIKFGNQPNKSEFRLHRKQLVVCFSNMSASQKTAAKTSASKLGAKVVDVWDNSCTHLIMNGIMVTVKVVNALSNLKPIVTPKWLEDCVTAIRGGNSIPDHADYLPEVTDPNCKDNKTCFLPDESRSFLLSGKVFYFLTEKQYQRLKECINNGGGICKLAVSLESLASLDELVNNNAIVMSVDGTLLSSLDNNRKQWVEEALSFVKSKGYRTIVDSEVGFALLSVSIEKHCNPLSHQQVVDPLPPPSMSQQPVTSGNSLGNVTVYASETQLTEPGGSSRTAATPKSTTKEPHNCSIKIESDGEDNDDNEISVSLSVPTDPPRVTPSISNLTQSASKYYEPPEAPISSGTSQTPVRGSDDEGKIPPAVPSPDGLSCSPSTFRSSLPTSTNASVLVPGTFAEKINKEQDAKAVSKLFTTRKRKLPADEDEAADSTDHDVVDLTQEEDIRPKTTATSTTNSVNIFSVLSKKRQKRGAELAKAEMEKAKAEKARLEMEKAKAEKAKTTTKPMPTSSSSAVIDITDNRQHTDFCDPKGNNETPVRPSILTSASGRLHHSASMSQGMSQSASQEVMDSDSQRPTLTRFRRFAERYSNVHKSNGYLSARVRSTTVTAPDESATDLDLPVPPPVVCEAVSLVVHRVAVAGLVNDLSSEDCGPVNFKKFKKAKYIGIGSLPTIIGGADLIRFTEEMSTLTQEWQYEREHEMDNDIGAGDDDPDLFRLPGDRPR, encoded by the exons ATGACTCTAAAGCCTGTTCATAACCATG ATTGTAGTGTAGTAATCAATGGCGACCCTTCCATCAGTCGTGTCCATGCCAAGTTACTAGTGCAGACAGACGGAACAGTGTTCATCACTGACTTATCCAAATATGGATCGTCAGTTAACAGCAAGCAATTGCCAAAGGATCAACGACATCGTTTGAAAGAAGGAGATGTTATCAAGTTTGGAAACCAGCCCAACAAAAGTGAATTTAG GCTGCATAGAAAACAGCTGGTGGTTTGTTTTTCTAATATGAGTGCTAGCCAAAAGACAGCTGCTAAAACCTCAGCCAGTAAACTAG GTGCTAAAGTTGTTGATGTATGGGACAACTCTTGTACACACTTGATCATGAATGGGATTATGGTAACAGTgaag GTAGTAAACGCATTGTCCAACTTGAAGCCCATTGTCACTCCTAAGTGGCTGGAAGACTGTGTGACTGCTATCAGAGGTGGCAACTCCATTCCTGACCATGCAGA TTACTTACCAGAAGTGACTGATCCTAATTGTAAAGATAATAAGACATGCTTCCTTCCAGATGAAAGCAGGTCCTTCTTGCTTTCTGGTAAAGTTTTCTACTTTCTCACAGAAAAACAG TATCAGCGACTGAAGGAATGTATTAACAATGGTGGTGGAATTTGCAAACTTGCTGTATCATTGGAGAGCTTGGCCAGCCTGGATGAACTAGTCAATAACAATGCCATTGTGATGTCGGTAGATGGTACCTTGTTGTCGTCACTTGATAATAACAGAAAGCAGTGGGTTGAGGAAGCGTTATCTTTTGTAAAGAG TAAGGGTTATCGGACTATTGTTGACTCTGAAGTGGGTTTTGCACTGTTATCTGTCTCAATTGAGAAACACTGTAATCCACTGTCTCACCAACAAG TTGTTGATCCTCTCCCTCCTCCTTCAATGTCACAACAACCTGTGACTAGTGGAAATAGTCTTGGTAATGTTACAGTATATGCTAGTGAGACTCAACTCACTGAACCTGGTGGTTCAAGCAGGACAGCGGCAACACCTAAGAGTACCACCAAGGAACCACATAAT TGTTCTATTAAGATAGAAAGTGATGGTGAAGACAATGATGATAATGAAATTTCTGTTAGTTTGAGTGTACCGACTGACCCACCTCGGGTCACACCTAGCATCAGTAACTTAACTCAGTCGGCAAGTAAATACTATGAGCCACCAGAAGCTCCCATTAGCTCTGGTACTAGCCAGACACCTGTTAGGGGGTCGGATGATGAAGGCAAGATACCACCTGCTGTGCCAAGTCCTGACGGTCTTTCTTGTTCGCCGAGTACCTTTCGGTCCTCACTTCCTACTTCAACTAATGCATCTGTCTTAGTTCCTGGCACATTTGCAGAGAAGATAAACAAGGAACAG GATGCTAAAGCTGTATCCAAGCTATTTACCACTAGAAAGAGGAA ACTACCTGCTGATGAAGATGAAGCAGCAGACTCTACCGATCATGATGTAGTTGACCTGACACAAGAGGAAGACATACGTCCCAAGACCACTGCCACCTCCACCACAAACAGTGTCAATATCTTCAGTGTGCTGTCAAAGAAACGGCAAAAACGGGGTGCTGAATTAGCCAAAGCTGAAATGGAGAAGGCCAAAGCTGAGAAAGCTAGACTTGAAATGGAGAAAGCTAAAGCTGAAAAGGCTAAGACTACCACCAAACCTATGCCTACCTCAAGCAGCTCAGCAGTGATTGATATTACAGACAATAGACAACATACTGATTTCTGTGATCCCAAGGGAAACAATGAGACACCGGTTAGACCATCAATACTGACCTCAGCCAGTGGCAGGCTGCACCACAGTGCTAGCATGTCACAGGGAATGTCACAAAGTGCATCACAGGAAGTAATGGACAGTGATTCACAGCGACCAACATTGACAAGATTCCGTCGTTTTGCTGAGCGCTACAGCAACGTTCATAAGAGCAATGGCTATCTGTCTGCTCGAGTAAGATCAACAACAGTGACAGCA CCAGATGAGTCAGCTACTGATTTGGACCTGCCTGTTCCTCCTCCGGTCGTGTGTGAAGCAGTGTCTTTGGTGGTGCATCGTGTGGCAGTAGCTGGACTGGTCAATGACCTGTCAAGTGAAGATTGCGGACCTGTaaactttaaaaagtttaaaaAG GCAAAGTACATTGGAATTGGATCACTGCCGACCATTATTGGTGGAGCTGACCTAATAAGATTCACCGAAGAAATGTCAACTCTAACTCAAGAGTGGCAGTATGAAAGAGAG CATGAGATGGACAATGATATCGGTGCTGGTGATGATGATCCTGATTTGTTCAG gttaCCTGGTGACAGGCCAAGATGA